The following proteins come from a genomic window of Liolophura sinensis isolate JHLJ2023 chromosome 13, CUHK_Ljap_v2, whole genome shotgun sequence:
- the LOC135480561 gene encoding ubiquitin-associated domain-containing protein 1-like isoform X1 → MLVTGNTIFQPSNMRVRITSMRGVDFICELCPDMTVHEVKVKSLGHFLGPGESVKESLYHRLILVRTGKVLNDEASVKHEELEENGNLDELLLIKRRIQPLPFEVEKREESGKAPTLEQIREATANIPCLNHDRPPEDPPNSVHFQAELRKILISLIEASQKILCLDPEAAKIFKQADEIMNENSADKTKIDKASLQQLVDMGFPEVKARKALKLNRMNVMEAMEWLFQHESDPDTEVTVSTEEQEPVSEEGAVGGSDPAEGEPSHVNKLLENFRAFRRREFKPNSRSLQNLVEMGFDEKEAIDALRVSGNNQDAACDWLLSETRPVPDDLDQGLDTSGPIYQAIMANPTVQLGLNNPRSLLAFLQMLDNPFSTSQWLSDPETGPMLVQISRIYHAEKNSNKSQANSVPVSR, encoded by the exons ATGTTAGTGACAGGAAACACCATCTTCCAGCCTTCAAACATGAGGGTTCGGATCACTAGCATGCGGGGTGTGGACTTTATATGTGAGCTGTGTCCGGACATGACGGTGCACGAGGTTAAAGTGAAGTCATTAGGACATTTCCTTGGACCCGGCGAGAGCGTGAAGGAGTCTTTATACCACAGACTAATTCTCGTGAGGACGGGCAAAGTTCTGAATGACGAAGCATCCGTTAAGCACGAGGAGCTGGAGGAAAATGGTAACTTAG ATGAGCTTCTTTTGATCAAGAGAAGAATCCAGCCTCTTCCTTTTGAAGTGGAGAAG AGAGAAGAGAGTGGGAAGGCACCTACACTTGAGCAGATCCGGGAAGCCACGGCCAACATCCCCTGTTTAAATCACGACAGACCTCCAGAGGATCCCCCAAACTCTGTACAT TTTCAAGCAGAGCTGAGAAAAATTTTGATCTCACTAATTGAAGCTTCCCAGAAGATATTGTGCCTAGACCCTGAAGCAGCCAAGATTTTCAAACAAGCAGATG AAATAATGAATGAGAATTCGGCTGACAAGACAAAAATAGACAAAGCTTCACTTCAGCAACTCGTGGACATGGGATTTCCTGAGGTCAAGGCACGGAAAGCTCTCAAGTTAAACAG gatGAATGTGATGGAGGCTATGGAGTGGTTGTTCCAGCATGAGTCTGACCCAGACACAGAAGTCACAGTGTCTACAGAAGAACAGGAGCCTGTGTCAGAG GAAGGAGCTGTGGGAGGATCAGACCCAGCAGAAGGGGAGCCCTCACACGTCAACAAACTGCTGGAGAACTTCAGGGCCTTCCGCAGGAGAGAGTTCAAACCTAATTCCAGG TCTTTACAGAACCTAGTGGAGATGGGCTTTGATGAGAAAGAGGCTATTGATGCCTTACGTGTGTCTGGAAACAATCAGGATGCGGCG TGTGACTGGTTACTGAGTGAGACCCGACCTGTACCGGATGACCTGGATCAGGGACTGGACACAAGTGGACCTATATACCAGGCCATCATGGCCAACCCCACAGTACAGCTAGGACTGAACAACCCACGCAGTTTACTGG CCTTCCTGCAGATGTTGGATAACCCATTCAGCACGAGTCAGTGGTTAAGTGACCCAGAAACAGGACCCATGCTTGTGCAAATATCCAGAATTTACCATGCCGAGAAGAACTCTAACAAATCCCAGGCTAACTCAGTACCCGTGAGCAGATGA
- the LOC135480561 gene encoding ubiquitin-associated domain-containing protein 1-like isoform X2: MLVTGNTIFQPSNMRVRITSMRGVDFICELCPDMTVHEVKVKSLGHFLGPGESVKESLYHRLILVRTGKVLNDEASVKHEELEENDELLLIKRRIQPLPFEVEKREESGKAPTLEQIREATANIPCLNHDRPPEDPPNSVHFQAELRKILISLIEASQKILCLDPEAAKIFKQADEIMNENSADKTKIDKASLQQLVDMGFPEVKARKALKLNRMNVMEAMEWLFQHESDPDTEVTVSTEEQEPVSEEGAVGGSDPAEGEPSHVNKLLENFRAFRRREFKPNSRSLQNLVEMGFDEKEAIDALRVSGNNQDAACDWLLSETRPVPDDLDQGLDTSGPIYQAIMANPTVQLGLNNPRSLLAFLQMLDNPFSTSQWLSDPETGPMLVQISRIYHAEKNSNKSQANSVPVSR, encoded by the exons ATGTTAGTGACAGGAAACACCATCTTCCAGCCTTCAAACATGAGGGTTCGGATCACTAGCATGCGGGGTGTGGACTTTATATGTGAGCTGTGTCCGGACATGACGGTGCACGAGGTTAAAGTGAAGTCATTAGGACATTTCCTTGGACCCGGCGAGAGCGTGAAGGAGTCTTTATACCACAGACTAATTCTCGTGAGGACGGGCAAAGTTCTGAATGACGAAGCATCCGTTAAGCACGAGGAGCTGGAGGAAAATG ATGAGCTTCTTTTGATCAAGAGAAGAATCCAGCCTCTTCCTTTTGAAGTGGAGAAG AGAGAAGAGAGTGGGAAGGCACCTACACTTGAGCAGATCCGGGAAGCCACGGCCAACATCCCCTGTTTAAATCACGACAGACCTCCAGAGGATCCCCCAAACTCTGTACAT TTTCAAGCAGAGCTGAGAAAAATTTTGATCTCACTAATTGAAGCTTCCCAGAAGATATTGTGCCTAGACCCTGAAGCAGCCAAGATTTTCAAACAAGCAGATG AAATAATGAATGAGAATTCGGCTGACAAGACAAAAATAGACAAAGCTTCACTTCAGCAACTCGTGGACATGGGATTTCCTGAGGTCAAGGCACGGAAAGCTCTCAAGTTAAACAG gatGAATGTGATGGAGGCTATGGAGTGGTTGTTCCAGCATGAGTCTGACCCAGACACAGAAGTCACAGTGTCTACAGAAGAACAGGAGCCTGTGTCAGAG GAAGGAGCTGTGGGAGGATCAGACCCAGCAGAAGGGGAGCCCTCACACGTCAACAAACTGCTGGAGAACTTCAGGGCCTTCCGCAGGAGAGAGTTCAAACCTAATTCCAGG TCTTTACAGAACCTAGTGGAGATGGGCTTTGATGAGAAAGAGGCTATTGATGCCTTACGTGTGTCTGGAAACAATCAGGATGCGGCG TGTGACTGGTTACTGAGTGAGACCCGACCTGTACCGGATGACCTGGATCAGGGACTGGACACAAGTGGACCTATATACCAGGCCATCATGGCCAACCCCACAGTACAGCTAGGACTGAACAACCCACGCAGTTTACTGG CCTTCCTGCAGATGTTGGATAACCCATTCAGCACGAGTCAGTGGTTAAGTGACCCAGAAACAGGACCCATGCTTGTGCAAATATCCAGAATTTACCATGCCGAGAAGAACTCTAACAAATCCCAGGCTAACTCAGTACCCGTGAGCAGATGA